The DNA region ATGTTCCAACTTTTCAGGACTGTTTGCTACTCCGTCTAAAATACCATGTACATAGCCTTCAATAGAGGTGAGAGGAGTTTTTAAATCGTGAGAAATACTGGATACCAGCATTTTTCTGTTGTCATCATATTTTGTTTTCATATATATGGAATCCCTTAGTTTTATACGCATTTCCTCAAAATCACTGCACAGTTCACGTATCTCTGTGTCACCACTTTCTACTATTTCCGAATCCAATTTACCAATTTTTATCTGTGCAGTAGCTTCTTTTAAAAGAGATATAGGAATTAATATTTTTCTTGAAAATATGTAGGATACAGCAATGCTAACTATTACATAAGATGCAAAGAATACAATCAAAATTGATAAGATTAATTTTTTAAAAATATCAGATTCTTTTCCAATAGGAATTAGAAATACTACGCTTCCAGTACTATTATCTTTAAATTCTATGGAAAAGGAACTGAGGGAATAATAAGTATTATTTATAAATAGTGGTCTCTTAGACTTATTTTTAGTCTGTTCCAGGGAATTAGCTATATCAATATTGTTCATATCTTCAGAGAGATACAAAACAGTACCTTCTTTAGTTATTATAATTTTACCTTCTGTAATTGATAATTTACTTTCTAAATAATTTTTAAAATCTTCGTCTTCAATACTTTTATTATCAGATTTAGCTATGTCCTTAGTTATATTTAAAAGCTCTGAATTTATAAAGGTAGCTTTCTTAAAACTATTATAATTTATGTTACTTCCTAAAAATTCTGAAGAGACAAATATAAATATAAAGGCAATTATGACAGTAATTATCAGAGGAATTATTATAGTTAAAGTGTTGTAAATAATTAGACGTCTTTTAATATCCATTTTTTAAAAATCCTTTTTATCAAATAAAAAATATCCTGCTGTAAATAATATTATACCATAACTTAAAAGCATCATAAATTCACGAAAGATTTTAAAAACTGGCAGAGTATCCATAATCCATAAATTGTACCAGCCAAATGTTGAAGTAAAAAGTATGCCAGAATAATTTGAGAAGAAAATTCCAAGGGCTTTAAGGGTTATGAATACAAGTATTGACAGAAAAAATACACCAACTTCACTTTTAACTATATTTGTAAATAGTACAATCATAAGACATAAAATTATCATTGGAAACAGAGTTACTATATAAGAAAGTATTACTTCAAAAATACCTACAAAATTAAAAGAGTTTGAATTAAATATAAGTCCGGATACTATAGAAAATATCATTGTGAGCATTAAAATTGAAAATATAAATATACATATTGAAACTATTTTTGCTGAGAATAATTTCAGTCTCGAAACAGGTCTTGTAAGGACAATTTTCATAGTATTTTTAGAAAATTCACCTGAAAAGCTGTCTATAGTAATAAGGGCAACAAATAAGGGAAGCAGGGTATTTACTATTATTGAGAGAATGAGAAAGGGAAACTCATTGCTGGAAACCCCCTGAACTCCAAAATTATTTCTCACCAAGGATATAAAAATCTGACCAACTACTATAAAAAATAAAGCAAGTATAATTCCAACTAGAACCTTTTTCTTTTTATATAATTTTTCTACTTCGTTTATTAATGCTATTTTAAATTCTACCATTTCTCTCTACCTCACTGACAAAATAATTTTCAAGGGAAGCGTAATTATTTAATATATTTTTAGTACTGTCTACATTTATAAGCTTTCCATTATATAGAACTCCAATGGTTGTACAGGTTAACTCTATGTCGTGGATAAGATGACTTGAAATGAAAAAGGTGGTTTTCTCTTTTTCTGCTAGGTTTTTAATGATATTCCTCATACTTATCATTCCCTGTACATCCATACCATTTAGGGGCTCATCTAAAATTATAACTTTTGGCTTTGATAAAAGCACAGCTGCAATTCCAAGCCTTTGTTTCATTCCCAAGGAAAATTTAGTTGGCTTTTCATTCCTGAATTTTGAAAGTCCTACCATATCCAAAACTTCATCAATTCTATTGTTATCTACATTTTCATAGAATCTTGAAAATTGCTTTAGGTT from Clostridium pasteurianum BC1 includes:
- a CDS encoding sensor histidine kinase, coding for MDIKRRLIIYNTLTIIIPLIITVIIAFIFIFVSSEFLGSNINYNSFKKATFINSELLNITKDIAKSDNKSIEDEDFKNYLESKLSITEGKIIITKEGTVLYLSEDMNNIDIANSLEQTKNKSKRPLFINNTYYSLSSFSIEFKDNSTGSVVFLIPIGKESDIFKKLILSILIVFFASYVIVSIAVSYIFSRKILIPISLLKEATAQIKIGKLDSEIVESGDTEIRELCSDFEEMRIKLRDSIYMKTKYDDNRKMLVSSISHDLKTPLTSIEGYVHGILDGVANSPEKLEHYLKIINIKTKQIDAMINDLLLYSKLDLGQIPFNFEKTDIGEYFSYCVEESYAILKQFNIDIKVENNLTLSKYFMIDRERFRRVILNILDNSRKYMDKDNGEITIFIRENNLSIIIELRDNGSGIEQENTNKIFDRFYRSDSARSNAKGSGLGLAIAKQIVEGHNGRIWAISHGSDGTSILISLVKM
- a CDS encoding ABC transporter ATP-binding protein codes for the protein MEKVIEINSLCKTYKNGRGIQDINLDIYEGDIFGFLGPNGAGKTTAMKIMTGLVKPDRGDVKILGHSVQEEFEKAMYNVGCIIETAEVFHYLTAFENLKQFSRFYENVDNNRIDEVLDMVGLSKFRNEKPTKFSLGMKQRLGIAAVLLSKPKVIILDEPLNGMDVQGMISMRNIIKNLAEKEKTTFFISSHLIHDIELTCTTIGVLYNGKLINVDSTKNILNNYASLENYFVSEVERNGRI
- a CDS encoding ABC transporter permease — protein: MVEFKIALINEVEKLYKKKKVLVGIILALFFIVVGQIFISLVRNNFGVQGVSSNEFPFLILSIIVNTLLPLFVALITIDSFSGEFSKNTMKIVLTRPVSRLKLFSAKIVSICIFIFSILMLTMIFSIVSGLIFNSNSFNFVGIFEVILSYIVTLFPMIILCLMIVLFTNIVKSEVGVFFLSILVFITLKALGIFFSNYSGILFTSTFGWYNLWIMDTLPVFKIFREFMMLLSYGIILFTAGYFLFDKKDF